In Juglans regia cultivar Chandler chromosome 13, Walnut 2.0, whole genome shotgun sequence, the following proteins share a genomic window:
- the LOC109019517 gene encoding uncharacterized protein LOC109019517 has translation MPPSPALRCSPGREPRGANHKRGRSLESGLLFREKDDLALFNEMQTRERDNFLLQSTDDIEDTFSTKLRHFSANKLGISIPARGESSDLLNADEEKNDYDWLLTPPDTPLFPSLDDEPQPVNAAPRGRPRSQPISISRSSTMEKSFRSSRGSASPNRLSPSPRSGSGTFQSRGRPSSATHSSPPPGLRHATPSRRPSTPPSKPSTPAPRSSTPTPRRVSTGSSGNMASPVTRGPSPIKTNRGNSASPKVRAWQANIPGFSSDAPPNLRTSLADRPASYVRGSSPASRNGRDSTSKFNRQSMSPTASRSISSSHSHDRDRFSSHSKGSVASSGDDDVDSLQSIHVGSLDRATSRRVGALSNNQALPFSKKSTRIVSSISTPKKSLDFVLRQTDNRKIPQNMFRPLLSSVPSTTFYGGKASSAYRSLISRNSSVTTSSNTSSDQGVGAALDTEGSDPNQDDAASECGKVAYPDVHEEVFAFDKMDVVNEGIGHEVPVVSLHIQNADFDKGPAVDYVNVDSGNSSHHGIAMGINLTSAAFHAKADYSEVDILENMEICLKCGSTYIAVDEPEGGIELCPECWRKDKILSAIIPETATVVPVKSPLMSTNISAEEKPSDEMEPQIIIPEFEHIAYVGEPNVSQGEENVEQGQTPLSEQQHNYSREYAKSLMEEAEHRDVNEQERCQPTVGYRITDNEIGGRQLHHYNEYPNLKVDFSEGTGISILLKKSSSNKGPVFQGRTFTAATIPYDDLSLARDSVSSMRSSIGHGSFSASSSIDFSLARQTESRVQRQLSSRKSDLENYRYDINTKPQSNGSSLSGSSNPAHLGSDLASSTFIEENSEVSAGNVKDAKVETPTAYEEQALVLEYMQAGATGTSFTGTTVVENDNFECDDGSRALDAPNFEMSSHVVSVQLEDNINYEDCVSCGNGQNFTENASTMDMEASNRTPDSSFGEELALLNGSIDEVDVAQVPSQSTLVTMSDGKAEQCCQSTPGSQIDEVSLIWKSTKGELQESYVTASSEGDLIAAVSEPNTSDYAHGILEESTVMVDGQGGSKSRSLTLEEATDTILFCSSIVQDLAYQAATMAMEKESSIPLEGSWPTVTILGKSNSERKVPRGRTAGKRTSKAQKARQRQVETDAKPASNKTENDENVDDSLTRYVGIPNKVDSMKPPKLESKCNCTIM, from the exons GTTACTAACCCCTCCGGACACCCCTCTGTTTCCTTCATTGGACGATGAGCCACAACCAGTTAATGCTGCACCCAGGGGCAGACCACGGAGTCAACCTATTTCTATATCAAGATCCTCCACA ATGGAGAAGAGTTTCAGAAGCAGTAGGGGTAGTGCCAGTCCAAATCGCTTAAGCCCATCTCCTCGGTCTGGGAGTGGCACATTCCAGTCGAGGGGAAGGCCTTCATCAGCAACTCATTCCAGTCCACCCCCAGGTCTACGGCACGCTACTCCATCACGGAGGCCGTCCACTCCTCCAAGTAAACCCTCAACACCTGCTCCAAGGTCTTCTACCCCAACTCCTCGGAGGGTGAGCACTGGGTCCAGTGGTAACATGGCCTCTCCAGTGACTAGAGGACCTTCCCCCATAAAGACAAATCGAGGGAACTCTGCTTCGCCAAAAGTAAGGGCATGGCAGGCCAATATTCCAGGTTTCTCCTCTGATGCGCCTCCCAATCTTCGTACTTCTCTGGCTGATCGACCAGCAtcatatgtgaggggttcctcACCAGCATCCAGAAATGGTAGGGATTCTACCTCCAAATTCAACAGGCAATCAATGTCCCCAACAGCTTCTAGAAGCATCAGTTCATCTCATAGTCATGATCGAGACAGATTCAGCTCTCACAGCAAAGGTTCTGTGGCATCGTCTGGTGATGACGATGTAGACTCGCTACAATCTATTCATGTGGGGAGTTTAGACCGAGCAACATCAAGGAGAGTTGGTGCATTATCAAATAACCAAGCTCTGCCCTTCTCTAAGAAATCAACTAGAATAGTGTCCTCAATATCTACTCCAAAAAAATCATTGGACTTTGTCCTTCGACAGACG GATAACCGGAAAATTCCTCAGAATATGTTCAGACCGCTCTTATCTAGTGTCCCCAGTACCACCTTTTATGGTGGGAAAGCAAGTTCTGCATATCGTTCGCTGATATCTAGGAACTCCTCAGTCACAACAAGCAGCAATACAAGTTCTGATCAAGGTGTAGGTGCTGCCCTTGATACTGAAGGTAGTGACCCGAACCAGGATGATGCAGCAAGTGAATGTGGGAAAGTTGCGTATCCTGACGTTCATGAAGAAGTATTTGCCTTTGATAAGATGGATGTAGTGAATGAAGGTATTGGGCATGAAGTGCCTGTTGTGTCACTTCACATTCAGAATGCTGACTTTGATAAAGGCCCTGCAGTTGACTATGTTAATGTTGACTCTGGAAACTCCAGTCACCATGGTATTGCCATGGGAATTAATTTGACTTCTGCAGCTTTTCATGCCAAGGCTGACTATTCAGAAGTTGATATTCTTGAAAATATGGAAATTTGTTTAAAGTGTGGCTCTACATACATTGCTGTTGATGAACCGGAAGGAGGCATTGAACTTTGTCCAGAATGCTGGAGGAAAGATAAAATTTTGAGTGCCATAATTCCAGAAACAGCCACCGTAGTTCCTGTAAAGTCCCCGTTGATGTCTACAAACATTTCTGCAGAAGAAAAACCTTCGGATGAGATGGAGCCCCAAATTATCATACCTGAATTTGAACACATTGCTTATGTGGGTGAACCAAACGTTTCACAGGGTGAAGAGAATGTTGAGCAAGGCCAGACTCCCCTGAGTGAGCAACAACATAACTACTCTCGAGAATATGCAAAGTCGTTGATGGAGGAGGCTGAGCATAGGGATGTCAACGAGCAAGAGAGGTGCCAACCAACTGTTGGTTACCGCATAACTGATAATGAAATTGGGGGTCGGCAATTGCATCACTATAATGAGtatccaaatttgaaggttGACTTTTCAGAAGGTACAGGCATCTCTATACTGCTGAAGAAGTCAAGCAGTAACAAGGGGCCTGTTTTTCAAGGCAGAACATTTACTGCTGCTACAATACCTTACGATGATCTTTCTCTTGCAAGAGACAGTGTAAGCAGTATGAGAAGCTCCATTGGGCATGGCAGTTTCTCAGCATCATCATCTATTGATTTCAGCTTAGCTAGACAAACGGAGAGTCGTGTACAACGACAGTTAAGCAGCAGGAAATCAGACCTGGAGAATTACCGATATGACATAAACACAAAGCCTCAAAGCAATGGGTCATCTTTATCTGGCAGTTCAAACCCTGCTCACCTTGGATCAGATCTTGCGTCAAGCACATTTATAGAAGAAAACTCTGAGGTTTCTGCTGGGAATGTAAAAGATGCTAAAGTGGAAACACCAACAGCATATGAAGAACAAGCGCTCGTGTTGGAATATATGCAAGCAGGTGCTACTGGTACATCTTTTACTGGGACAACAGTTGTCGAGAATGATAATTTTGAATGTGATGATGGTAGTAGAGCACTTGATGCTCCCAACTTTGAAATGTCCAGTCATGTTGTCAGTGTTCAGTTAGAGGATAACATAAATTATGAAGATTGTGTTTCTTGTGGAAATGGCCAAAATTTCACCGAAAATGCGAGTACCATGGATATGGAAGCATCAAATAGAACTCCAGATTCCTCTTTTGGAGAAGAATTAGCCTTGCTTAACGGTAGCATTGATGAAGTGGACGTTGCACAGGTTCCTTCACAGAGCACTTTGGTTACTATGTCAGATGGGAAAGCAGAACAATGCTGTCAGAGTACCCCTGGTTCACAGATTGATGAAGTCTCTCTGATTTGGAAGAGCACCAAGGGTGAATTGCAGGAATCTTATGTTACAGCCTCTTCAGAAGGGGATTTAATTGCTGCAGTTTCAGAGCCCAACACCTCTGATTATGCACATGGCATCCTTG AGGAATCAACAGTAATGGTAGACGGTCAGGGTGGAAGTAAGTCAAGAAGTCTAACACTTGAGGAGGCAACAGATACAATACTCTTCTGCAGCTCCATTGTCCAAGATCTGGCTTACCAGGCTGCCACCATGGCGATGGAGAAGGAAAGCTCAATCCCATTGGAAGGTTCCTGGCCAACAGTTACAATACTGGGAAAATCAAATTCTGAGAGAAAGGTTCCACGAGGCAGAACTGCTGGCAAGCGCACTTCGAAAGCCCAGAAGGCCAGGCAAAGGCAGGTGGAAACAGATGCGAAACCCGCATCCAATAAGACTGAGAATGATGAGAATGTTGATGACTCTTTGACCCGTTATGTTGGTATTCCCAACAAGGTAGACAGCATGAAGCCTCCAAAGCTGGAATCCAAGTGCAACTGCACAATAATGTGA